In Paludibacter propionicigenes WB4, the genomic window TATCTAAATACCATTCTGGAGCACTAAAATATAAATAAAAGCCTATGAGAAAAACGATAATATTTCCATATAAGAAATACTTATAAAATTTATGTGATGTTTCATTCTGGTTAGAGCCAACATAAAAGAATAACATTGCCCACAAATAATTTACCATATCGTTCACATAACATATAATTGGACAGCCATTATAAATGTATATAACAATAGATAAGATATTGTATAAAATAAATCCTGAAAAAAATTTGTCAAAGAGAGTGAATTTTGTTCTAAAGGTAATATACAAACTAACAATCATAGCCCAAAGTTTGACAATAGTATCAAGTTTCCATATTCCAAAATAAAATCCAATGAATGAGAAAATAAAAAATACAGGATATATATAATTAACCTGATTGTATTTGTTTATTTTTATCTGCTGTATATTTAGGTCCATCAAAAGAACATTTAAATTTGAAACTTATATTTACGTCAAATTCACTTATTTTGAATAAAAAAAACTATCATAACCTGTATACAATTGATGACTTTCAACGAACGTATAACCTCGTCCTGTGAACCAAAAACAAGTGTAAACAATGTAGAAATACACCCTGTTTGACGATCGTAGAGAGGAGTTTGAAGGATTTCAGTCATCGCACGTAAGTTTTTTTGAGTGAAGCATGCGAAGTCTTGACTTTTTAGATGATTTTTAATGTCAAGATAAAAGAGTCAATGAGATTTGGGGTAAAACCCCAGTATCAAATCATTTTGATTTTATCTTATTTATCAAACTTGACAAGCCCATTCTTGGTATCAATATCATATTAAAAACATGCGGTATATTCATACGCGCATTGGGACTTTTAAACAACATTGTTGCTTTTGCGACAATGCTCAATCTAAATGTGAGAGATTTAGAATATTTATGGTGACAAAATTTTAAATACTTTTCTATATTATCAATATCAGCATCAATCAAGATACGTTCAAAATACAACGCAATGTAAAATGCTAAATCACGTTTATATTTTTTAAAATCAGACATAAAACTTAATTTATCTAGAGTTTTAGAAAATAAATAAATAGTTGATTCACATTTTTCTTTACTAACAAAATTAGCACAAACTGTATCTGAACTATATAGTATTCTATAATAATAATCAAATTTACAATCCTCTGCAAAAGCAAAGCTTTTCCCTGCAATTAACGCTGATATATTAAAATCTAAATCTTGTAAAATTAACACATTCTCATCCCAACTAAGATCAACAATAGAAGACTTTCTATATATATTTGTCCAAATGGTAAACTGATATTCTAGCCTTAAAAAAGAAGATAATGCATCAGTTTTATGTTTGACCCCATATATCTGATCTGATTTTTTGCATGTTGAATGATTTCGCTCATCAAAGAAAGTATGAGCTGGGAAAATTCCAAAATCTACATTCTTATGTTCATTCATAAAACGAATTCTCTGTTCAATACAATACGGAGCAATTAAATCGTCAGAATCAAAGAATATAACATACTCTCCTTGACTATTTTCAAACCCGATATTTCTACATGTCTGTCCCCCCTTAGGTAATCTATCTCTTTGAAATAACTTTATTCTATTATCTTTGCTTACAAATGATTTCAACAAATCCAATGTGCCATCTGTTGAACCATCATCAACTAATAATAATTCCCAATCGGGATTTGTTTGAACTACAATACTGGAAATCATAGCTTCAGTATATTTCTTTCGATTAAATACTGGAATAATGATTGAAACCATCTTAGATATAATTAATAACTTAATTGTTTTTTAAATCATATATTTTACACATATGCAATATATATTTACTTACACATAATCATTTATGAAACACTCAGATTCATTAACTACTGAATATTTTGCATTGACATTTTAATAATTAAATAATTCATCATTTTGTGAAATACTGATCTAATTCTTGTTTTATCAATTTTCGATTTCCTCTACGACTAATAAAAATAACAAAAAAAACAATAGTGCGATGAAAAATTTCACAACGAATGAGTATATTATTGAATCAAAACTAAATTTTCCTATTAACCAAAGTAAGAGTCCCATTCCAATACTTGCAAGCATTGGAAAAGAAAAAGATTTAAGAAATTGAATAAACGAGTAATTTAATGCTCTACTAATTAGCATGTAAAACCCTTGGAAAAAATTAATAATAAATGCTGCGATTAATCCATATCCTACAGCCTCCAAATTTTTTCCAAAAAAAACGCCGTAGACAATACCACTAACCATAAATATCGCACTTAAAAACCCAGAATAAAAAAGCAGATCAGTACGATTTATCACTTGAAATATCGACCCAGTTGTGGATAATACCATCTGAATGCCAACTGTAAGAGCTAGTAATTTAAATACAGGAATACTTTGATTCCATTGCGAACCATA contains:
- a CDS encoding glycosyltransferase family 2 protein, with amino-acid sequence MVSIIIPVFNRKKYTEAMISSIVVQTNPDWELLLVDDGSTDGTLDLLKSFVSKDNRIKLFQRDRLPKGGQTCRNIGFENSQGEYVIFFDSDDLIAPYCIEQRIRFMNEHKNVDFGIFPAHTFFDERNHSTCKKSDQIYGVKHKTDALSSFLRLEYQFTIWTNIYRKSSIVDLSWDENVLILQDLDFNISALIAGKSFAFAEDCKFDYYYRILYSSDTVCANFVSKEKCESTIYLFSKTLDKLSFMSDFKKYKRDLAFYIALYFERILIDADIDNIEKYLKFCHHKYSKSLTFRLSIVAKATMLFKSPNARMNIPHVFNMILIPRMGLSSLINKIKSK